GTTCAACCTGCGCCCGGAAGCGCGCTGGCATGACGGCCAGCCAATCACCGCCGCCGACGTAGCGTTCAGCTACCGCACCCTGCTCAAGGAAGGCCACCCGATCTACCGCACCAACCTGCAGGAAGTGCAACGCGTCGACATCCTCGGCCCGCTGCGCATCCGCTTTGTGTTCAAGCGCGCCGGCAACCCGCTGCTGATCCTGCGCCTGGGCGAAATGCCCGTGCTGCCCAAGCACTACTGGCAAGGCCGCGACTTCAAGGCCACCACCTTTGAGCCGCCACTGGGCAGCGGCCCTTACCGCATCACCCAGGTGCAGCCTGGCCGACGCCTGGTGTTCGAGCGGGTGAAGAATTATTGGGGAAAAGACCTGGCCGTTAACCGCGGCAAGTACAACTTCAACCGCGTGGAGTTCGAGTTTTACCGCGATGCCACGGTGGCGTTCGAAGCGTTCAAGGCCGGCGAGTTCGACATCTATATCGAGCACCAGGCCAAGAACTGGGCAAACGGCTACAACTTCCCGGCGGTGCGCCGGGGCGAGGTGATCAAGGCGCAGATCCCGCACCGCATCCCCACGCAAACCCAGGGCCTGTTCATGAACAGCCGCCGGGCCACGTTCAGCGATGCCCGGGTACGCCAGGCTCTGGGCCTGATGCTCGACTTCGAGTGGACCAACCGCGCGCTGTTCAGCAGCGCCTACCGCCGTTCGACCAGCTACTACCCCAACAGCGAGTTCGCCGCCAGCGGCCTGCCCACCGGCAAGGAATGGCTGTTGCTTACGCCCTTCCGTGACCAGTTGCCCGAGAAGCTGTTCACCCAGCCCTACCAGGTGAGCCACACCGACGGCCGTGGCGTCAGCCGGCAGACTTTGCGCCAAGCCCTGGGCCTGCTTGCCGAGGCGGGCTGGAAGCTGAACGGCCAGCGTCTGGTCAACGCCAAGGGCCAACAGCTGCGCATGGAACTGCTGCTGGTGAACCCCAACCTTGAACGCATCCTGCAGCCTTATGTCGAAAACCTGGCCAGCATCGGCATCGACGCGCACCTGCGCACCGTGGACCGCGCCCAG
The genomic region above belongs to Pseudomonas sp. PSKL.D1 and contains:
- a CDS encoding extracellular solute-binding protein yields the protein MIRPLLLSLSLALSFPAAAMVSESHGYAQFGTLKYPATFTHFDWVNPQARKGGTLRAMAFGTFDTLNPYTFKGSSPVSTPNFLQYGVSELNETLMVGTGQYDPSGDEATSSYGLIARSVEYSEDRSWVVFNLRPEARWHDGQPITAADVAFSYRTLLKEGHPIYRTNLQEVQRVDILGPLRIRFVFKRAGNPLLILRLGEMPVLPKHYWQGRDFKATTFEPPLGSGPYRITQVQPGRRLVFERVKNYWGKDLAVNRGKYNFNRVEFEFYRDATVAFEAFKAGEFDIYIEHQAKNWANGYNFPAVRRGEVIKAQIPHRIPTQTQGLFMNSRRATFSDARVRQALGLMLDFEWTNRALFSSAYRRSTSYYPNSEFAASGLPTGKEWLLLTPFRDQLPEKLFTQPYQVSHTDGRGVSRQTLRQALGLLAEAGWKLNGQRLVNAKGQQLRMELLLVNPNLERILQPYVENLASIGIDAHLRTVDRAQYKQRLDQFDFDMILMTLNQTLSPGLEQWLYFHSSQASTKGSKNYAGVKDPVVDHLLDTLLAARTRDDQVAAARALDRVLSWQYYMIPNWYLDNHRLAYRNRFAFVTTPPYTLGLNSWWIKPSEKAK